The Podospora pseudocomata strain CBS 415.72m chromosome 3, whole genome shotgun sequence genome window below encodes:
- a CDS encoding hypothetical protein (EggNog:ENOG503PXT6), with protein MSRQGAHEWGDRPPPTGPKARPPNKKRRAEAHATTDSSEPWVRPESQSYRPARSPSPKRHKPEPPSGNGIAIKGSAGNRHYSSATEEEDDRGPPAQLGDYQVRRQSSAGVEEMAAGGGRDVADVDFRGDMPFPDYFPEATPWVMDRVRHEFRKLWEFLELPNLRPVTATWHPLVTATLSELGRVESFCDFINARRRELHGQTMDFKRQLNKFERDYKAQSEEMEGFKKETDKFRRQVTKLENEAEVYRKQIAKLESDNSQQAAEVDGQKKKISKLDQRLSRQITETEICKKKADKLVEDCAKQAADIEASYKKEIVKLEEDKSRLAAEVEGYKKQIGEGETDKKSPGVGSEGGQAQVCKPELGRIPVGTQEDYPPRAPRGPKHWAKKNDDRTSRSPAKDSTGEIEDYKTQIGKLEETCKQQVAQIKGYRMELERWRQDSHNWSAEKERYKVDMGHLQQELGRLEKERDSVVAHKNRRGDTIRHLEAKLARMAAKKDPRAELFRVREENEKLSNDYDALKASYDNQLLMFQNLERDAAEQKKKFTTIRVEHQRSIDKIKAEKQDLERQIVEIQKAHNGNNQRSPADHELAAPDIDQLMGGMEPKMPPADEPKRSTEQLPKSAQQHIDQFLGKIMSTGSAVDFSTTPVVRQVSVPSSGGDTISTPKPAGISQPQEGQAQGGVRLSADHESQELLCYQAMVREKDERIKQLTAEYIELQKLFGEKIAQIEKDLQTNKARLQQQAQGHDDKPGGDTVNAILKSRVDKLLVKDKDKETALKQLRDANFKLEHLVEEKDDKYKQLYAVNVTLQSMVQEKTSIVERMEEERNQLQGDIQARDVQIRALEGKISETEAQLCEEADKSTKLRQIIAHQESEISTLRATSSLPDTPASAVSTASFQLQIPQAASSDDGLRGDNGTGLGLSAQQEPPVFIKRERPDPGCELMETTEQDQDLRKGIVSLVSELFNITPSQKWTTDTIVKFVRCLGCGQDGNTALNNARAEMTSISDAWTLKDVWRRDCAEQTEQQSYLKDTLTGRFTHLCLLLSSVREGQDDMSTCQVIGELARGLVSADHSQFPLAGMAFLECVASNQAKPQRVRATEGLMAILICELCRHLQQMLQAPKNYWGIKEILGTTEDEAAETSTIWKLATILAEDDTRSDPLETRKRLAQTCGDKFSFFYQADEDNKEREIGLLSCGTGMEDDTNSQIFLMLDFGKRWIRMVDCGLAYFTSNRAAPRMLDLVIAREDGEKKEEVELFKIEAAPKDVAAFWLRNICYGG; from the coding sequence ATGAGTAGACAAGGAGCTCACGAATGGGGCGACAGGCCTCCGCCTACTGGACCGAAGGCCCGGCCCCCAAACAAGAAGCGGCGTGCCGAAGCCCACGCTACTACTGACAGCTCGGAACCCTGGGTGAGGCCCGAATCTCAGTCGTACAGGCCAGCGCGCTCTCCGTCGCCGAAGCGGCACAAGCCCGAGCCTCCCTCCGGCAATGGGATCGCCATCAAGGGCTCGGCTGGCAATCGCCACTATTCGTCCGccacggaggaggaggatgatagAGGTCCTCCAGCCCAGCTGGGAGATTACCAAGTGCGTCGTCAGTCATCGGCTGgagtggaggagatggccgctggtggtggaagggacGTGGCCGATGTCGATTTCCGGGGTGATATGCCGTTCCCGGACTACTTTCCAGAGGCCACGCCTTGGGTCATGGATCGTGTCAGGCACGAGTTCCGCAAGCTTTGGGAATTCCTCGAGCTGCCCAACCTGCGACCTGTGACGGCGACGTGGCATCCTCTTGTGACGGCCACCTTGAGCGAGCTAGGGCGTGTGGAGAGCTTTTGCGACTTTATCAATGCCAGGAGGCGGGAGCTCCACGGCCAGACGATGGACTTTAAGAGGCAGCTGAACAAGTTTGAGAGGGACTATAAGGCGCAATcggaggagatggaagggTTCAAGAAGGAGACGGACAAGTTCAGGAGACAGGTCACCAAGCTGGAGAACGAGGCGGAGGTCTACAGGAAGCAGATTGCCAAGTTGGAAAGTGACAACAGCCAGCaggcggccgaggtggatggtcagaaaaagaagatcaGTAAGCTGGACCAGCGCCTCAGCAGACAGATCACGGAAACGGAGATCTGCAAGAAGAAAGCGGACAAGCTTGTGGAGGACTGCGCCAAGCAAGCCGCCGACATCGAGGCCTCCTACAAGAAGGAAATCGtcaagttggaggaggataagaGTAGACTGGCtgccgaggttgagggctACAAGAAGCAGATCGGCGAGGGAGAAACGGACAAGAAGAGTCCTGGTGTGGGATCCGAAGGTGGTCAAGCTCAGGTCTGCAAGCCGGAACTAGGAAGGATTCCGGTCGGGACACAGGAAGACTACCCGCCGAGGGCGCCAAGGGGTCCCAAACACtgggccaagaagaatgaTGACCGAACGTCAAGAAGCCCTGCCAAGGACAGTACCGGGGAGATCGAGGACTACAAAACGCAGATTGGGAAGCTGGAAGAGACCTGCAAGCAACAGGTCGCTCAAATCAAAGGCTATAGAATGGAACTTGAGAGGTGGCGACAGGACTCTCACAACTGGAGTGCAGAGAAGGAACGGTACAAGGTGGACATGGGACATCTTCAGCAAGAGCTTGGGAGGCTTGAAAAGGAACGCGACAGTGTTGTCGCTCACAAGAACAGGCGGGGTGATACTATTCGCCATCTCGAAGCTAAGCTTGCCCGAATGGCTGCTAAAAAGGACCCTCGTGCGGAACTCTTCCGGGTGCGGGAAGAGAACGAGAAGCTTTCGAATGATTACGATGCCTTGAAGGCCAGCTACGACAACCAACTTCTCATGTTTCAGAACCTGGAGCGTGATGCAGcagagcaaaagaagaagttCACCACCATTCGAGTTGAACACCAGCGCAGCATCGACAAGATCAAAGCCGAGAAACAAGATCTGGAACGCCAGATAGTGGAGATTCAGAAAGCTCACAACGGCAACAACCAACGGTCTCCGGCTGATCACGAACTCGCAGCTCCTGATATCGACCAGTTGATGGGTGGAATGGAGCCCAAGATGCCACCTGCAGATGAACCGAAGCGATCAACGGAGCAGTTGCCAAAATCTGCCCAACAGCATATCGATCAATTTCTCGGCAAAATCATGTCGACCGGCTCCGCTGTTGATTTCTCGACGACACCAGTCGTTCGACAAGTCTCTGTACCCAGCTCAGGAGGAGACACCATCTCTACGCCAAAGCCGGCAGGTATCAGCCAGCCTCAAGAAGGCCAGGCTCAGGGTGGCGTTCGGCTTAGTGCAGATCACGAGAGCCAAGAGCTCCTTTGCTACCAAGCCATGGTTCGCGAGAAAGACGAGAGAATCAAGCAACTGACAGCTGAGTACATCGAATTGCAGAAGCTATTTGGGGAGAAGATTGCCCAGATCGAAAAAGACCTCCAAACGAACAAAGCGAggcttcaacaacaggccCAAGGACATGATGACAAGCCGGGTGGTGACACCGTCAATGCGATCCTCAAGAGTCGGGTCGACAAACTGCttgtcaaggacaaggataAGGAGACTGCTCTCAAGCAGCTTCGGGACGCCAATTTCAAGTTGGAGCACCtggtggaagaaaaggaTGACAAGTATAAGCAGCTTTATGCCGTCAACGTTACCCTGCAAAGCATGGTCCAAGAAAAAACAAGCATCGTCGAGAggatggaagaggagagaaatCAGCTTCAGGGAGACATCCAGGCAAGAGACGTCCAGATACGAGCATTGGAAGGAAAGATCTCCGAGACAGAAGCCCAGCTCTGCGAAGAGGCGGACAAGTCGACGAAACTTCGCCAGATTATTGCTCACCAAGAGTCCGAGATCAGCACTTTGAGAGCGACCAGCTCATTGCCGGACACGCCAGCGTCGGCAGTTTCCACCGCAAGCTTCCAGCTTCAAATACCACAGGCTGCGAGCTCTGATGATGGCCTTCGTGGGGACAACGGCACTGGCCTGGGCCTTTCAGCACAACAGGAGCCCCCAGTTTTCATTAAGCGAGAACGCCCGGATCCCGGATGTGAACTCATGGAGACGACGGAACAGGACCAGGATCTGCGCAAGGGGATAGTTTCGCTTGTCTCGGAGCTGTTCAACATTACTCCGAGCCAGAAGTGGACTACTGATACTATTGTCAAGTTTGTTCGCTGTCTGGGTTGTGGCCAGGACGGCAATACTGCCCTGAACAACGCCAGGGCCGAGATGACTTCGATCAGCGATGCTTGGACGCTCAAGGATGTCTGGAGGCGGGATTGTGCAGAACAGACTGAGCAGCAGTCATACCTGAAGGATACCCTGACAGGAAGATTCACCCACCTGTGTCTGTTGTTGTCTTCAGTCCGGGAAGGCCAGGATGACATGAGCACATGCCAGGTGATTGGTGAGCTTGCCCGCGGTTTAGTATCAGCTGATCACTCTCAGTTCCCCCTCGCAGGGATGGCATTCCTTGAGTGTGTCGCTAGCAACCAGGCCAAACCACAGCGTGTGAGGGCTACTGAAGGGCTGATGGCAATTCTGATCTGCGAACTCTGCCGTCACCTCCAACAGATGCTCCAAGCACCCAAAAATTACTGGGGAATCAAGGAGATCCTCGGGACGACCGAAGATGAAGCGGCAGAGACATCGACCATCTGGAAACTGGCCACGATTCTGGCGGAGGACGATACTCGGTCGGACCCTCTCGAGACGCGCAAACGACTAGCTCAGACGTGCGGCGACAAGTTCTCATTCTTCTACCAAGCGGATGAAGACAACAAGGAACGCGAAATTGGGCTGCTCTCGTGCGGCACCGGCATGGAGGACGACACTAACAGCCAGATCTTCTTGATGCTGGACTTTGGAAAACGGTGGATTCGGATGGTGGATTGTGGCCTGGCCTACTTCACTTCCAACCGAGCTGCCCCGCGGATGTTGGACCTCGTGATTGCCAGGGAGGACGgtgagaaaaaggaggaagtAGAGCTCTTCAAGATTGAGGCAGCTCCCAAGGATGTCGCTGCCTTTTGGTTGAGGAACATCTGCTATGGAGGGTGA
- a CDS encoding hypothetical protein (EggNog:ENOG503PRZR), which yields MAAFPRLLLGLLSFVLFAFVLGSPISSPDSPRDGQVEAREAGALAGDNELVLAPLPTWTTPPVRPTRPVLTPIPLEPTPAPVPTRRAIDIEPPIKANPQKGCTTTSYESWVYPCSWSGTQTIYPTTTTLYKEVNCNGCENIIIWKDYSSCPNMVINKTERVNTASTYWSTICKPTALFAKRKAVDDIPAVQTPTIHNIGGSQDQVPIPAAAQITPFPKPVVELRSPSDGHGEGGHLQPDVCQMTLVIQPPQSAGKTSTKYSRYTTTTLSVNCSGCTSLVVSTALAGYGPPGVFTTTTTLPVGAVTAYACRT from the coding sequence ATGGCCGCCTTTCCCAgacttcttcttggtcttttgTCGTTTGTCCTTTTCGCATTTGTTCTTGGTTCTCCTATTTCCTCCCCAGACTCACCGAGAGACGGACAAGTCGAAGCCCGCGAAGCAGGTGCTCTTGCTGGCGACAACGAGCTGGTCCTGGCTCCTCTGCCCACctggacaacaccacccgtcAGACCGACCAGGCCCGTACTGACGCCCATACCCCTGGAGCCGACACCGGCGCCAGTACCAACAAGACGAGCCATCGATATCGAACCGCCCATCAAAGCCAACCCGCAGAAGGGATGCACAACCACCTCGTATGAGTCCTGGGTCTATCCTTGTTCCTGGTCTGGGACGCAGACGATCtatccaaccaccacgactCTCTATAAGGAAGTGAATTGCAATGGTTGCGAGAATATCATCATCTGGAAGGACTATTCCTCGTGCCCAAACATGGTGATCAACAAGACCGAGAGGGTCAACACGGCCAGCACGTACTGGAGCACCATCTGCAAGCCAACCGCCCTTTTTGCGAAGCGAAAGGCCGTCGATGATATCCCCGCTGTTCAGACTCCAACTATCCACAACATTGGCGGTAGTCAGGACCAGGTCCCTATtccggctgctgctcagaTCACGCCCTTCCCCAAGCCGGTGGTAGAGCTTCGAAGCCCGAGTGATGGAcatggggagggtggacaCTTACAGCCTGACGTTTGCCAGATGACCTTGGTTATTCAACCTCCACAGTCAGCAGGGAAGACCTCGACCAAGTACTCCAGGTATACCACCACAACGTTATCGGTGAACTGCAGTGGGTGTACCAGCTTGGTGGTTTCGACGGCGCTGGCGGGGTACGGTCCACCAGGAGTGTTTACAACCACGACGACACTGCCCGTCGGGGCGGTGACGGCTTATGCTTGCCGAACATGA
- a CDS encoding hypothetical protein (EggNog:ENOG503P0RH; COG:K), giving the protein MDMDMDVDTDRDREAATTPPGPAPSTPTGGTLAAGGGGGGGHGKLTEPRRRNRPALSCIQCRTRKIRCDRNEPCASCLKSKIVNCTYEEARRPKPRLWRLSPAPAAAQPDNSPTAEQRLAADSGYTYKEVSLAPAPVPGPVATSAATANTTTAVAAGTATTPSSASTTSTRTSTSTSTSTSTSTTTATVAALSPPSHPTSYRDPGPRSSSATTTTSTTTILTARTAEPVSAPTPAIRHLELTPSHSASGFGNSTAALAERVQQLEQQLAEALRNPDRPQHTSQNAHVPLHCPQGSGSKTCLANGDKFFPLIINLAKRIESDRDSDIYFLLKKCKDLCRVIKSQKVPPHVGFQLGSDVPHESVARRLVEAYFRTFESVYRILHQPSFWREYNHFWENRTAASPAFIAQFQLCMAIGTCFQDDVAALRPSAAQWIYEAQAWLASPCEKARLNISGLQTMCLLHIARETCGVECDLTWISAGPLLRTAMYMGLHRDPDSLPAISVFRAEMRRRLWATVLEMTLQSSLDSGGPPLISVSDYDTRPPSNYDDDQLCEGDKPPPNPRSPGTFTQTSVQLALLRSFPTRLAIAQYVNHFKAPATYEETLKWNTELTAACRALSATLQQSYDPAGILPRRLSLFQLRLAEHMVHRFFLALNHPWLWSAQHNPAYYFARKMCVETSLKLYRAFATGSPAGDSGTARETDDFTRLSTCGYGAFRSVPTLAVLTICLELLWQVQEDRSFRQSMNLDHVLERPGSEADLGTTGPLSIGSGAAPRQDLLDAVKYSIGWTVRRIRMGETNIKGYLMYSALWSQVQALQNGASDAEAEEQVLASIADELGQCWHLLQEAAGGKLPLSMIGAALNGGYGPGRNPFEDSKMDYSYGLDSEGSLCDQGFDSIFNFHNADFFIGT; this is encoded by the exons ATGGATATGGACATGGACGTGGACACGGACAGAGACCGGGAAGCCGCAACGACGCCGCCTGGACCTGCGCCATCCACGCCCACTGGTGGTACCCTcgctgctggcggtggtggtggtggcggacaCGGGAAGCTCACCGAGCCCAGACGGCGCAACCGTCCGGCCCTCTCGTGCATCCAGTGCCGAACACGCAAGATTCGCTGTGATCGCAACGAGCCATGCGCCAGCTGCCTCAAGTCCAAAATAGTCAATTGCACGTATGAGGAGGCCCGGCGCCCGAAGCCCCGGCTCTGGAGGCTTTCCCCGGCGCCAGCTGCGGCTCAGCCCGACAACTCCCCAACTGCCGAACAACGGCTGGCCGCCGACTCCGGTTACACGTACAAAGAAGTGTCACTAGCCCCTGCGCCTGTTCCTGGACCTGTCGCTACCAgtgccgccaccgccaacaccaccacagccgtTGCCGCAGGTACCGCTACCACACCATCCAGTGCCTctaccaccagcaccaggaccagcaccagcaccagcaccagcaccagcaccagcacgACCACAGCAACAGTCGCTGCCCTCagtcctccctcccacccaacatCATACCGAGACCCAGGACCAAGGAGCAgctcagcaacaaccaccacctccaccactaccatcctAACAGCCCGGACGGCAGAGCCCGTGTCTGCCCCGACCCCGGCCATTCGGCACCTTGAACTGACCCCCAGCCACTCGGCATCAGGATTCGGAAACAGCACGGCTGCACTTGCCGAGAGGGTCCAACAACTTGAGCAACAACTCGCCGAGGCCCTCAGGAATCCAGATCGCCCTCAACACACTTCTCAAAATGCACACGTACCTCTGCATTGTCCGCAGGGTTCTGGTTCCAAGACCTGCCTAGCAAATGGGGATAAGTTT TTCCCCCTGATCATCAATCTTGCCAAGAGGATTGAATCGGACAGAGACTCGGACATCTACTTTCTCTTAAAGAAGTGCAAAGATCTCTGTAGGGTGATTAAATCTCAAAAGGTCCCTCCTCATGTTGGCTTCCAGCTCGGCAGCGACGTTCCACATGAAAGCGTAGCCCGTCGGTTGGTGGAGGCGTATTTCCGAACCTTTGAAAGCGTCTACCGAATCCTGCACCAGCCAAGCTTCTGGCGAGAGTACAACCACTTCTGGGAAAATCGCACGGCGGCAAGCCCGGCCTTCATTGCTCAGTTTCAGTTGTGTATGGCCATTGGCACGTGCTTCCAGGATGATGTGGCTGCTCTCCGACCATCTGCTGCCCAGTGGATATACGAGGCCCAGGCCTGGCTCGCCTCGCCCTGTGAGAAGGCCAGGTTGAACATATCGGGCCTTCAGACCATGTGTCTGCTGCACATTGCCAGAGAGACATGCGGTGTCGAGTGTGACCTGACCTGGATCAGCGCGGGGCCTCTGTTGCGGACGGCAATGTACATGGGACTCCACCGTGACCCGGATAGCTTGCCTGCCATATCGGTGTTTCGGGCAGAGATGAGGAGACGGCTGTGGGCGACCGTGTTGGAAATGACGCTGCAGTCGAGCTTGGACTCTGGTGGTCCGCCCCTGATATCGGTGTCTGATTATGATACTCGGCCGCCAAGTAATTACGACGACGACCAGCTGTGCGAGGGCGataaacctcctccaaaccccagATCTCCGGGGACCTTTACACAAACTTCAGTCCAGCTCGCTCTCCTACGGTCGTTTCCGACTAGACTGGCGATTGCGCAGTATGTTAACCACTTCAAAGCGCCAGCCACGTACGAGGAGACTCTGAAATGGAACACGGAACTCACCGCCGCCTGTCGAGCACTATCGGCCACACTCCAGCAGTCGTACGATCCTGCTGGCATCCTCCCGAGGCGTCTGTCTTTGTTTCAGCTTCGACTGGCCGAGCATATGGTGCATCGTTTCTTTCTGGCTCTGAATCACCCATGGTTGTGGTCGGCGCAGCATAATCCAGCCTACTACTTTGCACGCAAGATGTGTGTAGAGACATCGTTGAAACTGTATCGGGCCTTTGCTACCGGGTCACCGGCTGGGGACTCGGGTACCGCCCGGGAAACTGATGACTTTACGAGGTTGTCCACCTGCGGGTATGGGGCATTCCGGTCAGTCCCCACGCTCGCTGTTTTGACCATTTGTTTGGAGCTGTTGTGGCAGGTGCAGGAGGACCGGTCATTCCGCCAGAGTATGAACCTCGACCATGTGCTCGAAAGGCCGGGTTCCGAGGCGGATTTGGGCACAACGGGTCCCCTTAGCATTGGGAGTGGCGCTGCCCCGCGCCAGGATCTGCTCGACGCTGTCAAGTACTCCATTGGGTGGACAGTGCGCCGTATACGAATGGGAGAGACAAATATCAAGGGATATCTCATGTACTCTGCTCTCTGGAGTCAGGTCCAGGCTCTCCAGAATGGCGCTTCTGATGCtgaggcggaggagcaggtGCTGGCTTCCATCGCAGATGAGCTGGGCCAGTGCTGGCACCTGCTGCAGGAGGCTGCTGGCGGAAAGCTACCTCTTTCCATGATCGGGGCTGCATTGAATGGTGGATACGGACCCGGGAGAAACCCATTCGAAGACTCCAAGATGGATTACAGCTACGGGTTGGATAGCGAAGGCTCG CTCTGTGATCAAGGCTTCGACTCCATCTTTAACTTTCACAACGCCGACTTTTTTATAGGGACGTGA